The Oncorhynchus tshawytscha isolate Ot180627B linkage group LG30, Otsh_v2.0, whole genome shotgun sequence genome includes a region encoding these proteins:
- the zgc:153990 gene encoding myb-related transcription factor, partner of profilin, producing the protein MSASHFFNEDSVTRFKKRKARFTFSEVHILLDEVKKNRHIVVGKFNRGVPTDVKKRVWAEITASVNEIGESQREVIEIIKKWSDLKCDTKRKVAAMRSGANFKGINSRLSRDLSPTENIVHQILELDGKRSRVPGLHYGAFKEGDDDEGPEEEDEEEDMAGIHSYPNEGIDVSMPPPSTLSSAMPMSFSMGMPMPGPGHTPIPPVQPKDDHSMPTYSGSSRDSSHPSYEMQYEIPTGEDTENQFGQTDDERQDELPPSTSQTSSLTEDNQGSGGGPHPSTGTQPSPSSFSAAPPTAGQPPRNARESMLQSASLSIQEQHATNTALETVSRSLELLSESVQQLAETQQEFVRESLQLQRETMHILRDFTSGALALMHDKLNGRPAL; encoded by the exons ATGTCTGCCTCGCACTTCTTCAATGAGGACAGTGTCACGCGGTTCAAAAAGAGAAAAGCTCGCTTTACCTTCAGTGAGGTCCACATCCTCCTAGATGAAGTGAAGAAGAATCGGCACATCGTTGTCG GGAAGTTTAACCGCGGTGTACCAACGGATGTGAAGAAGCGCGTGTGGGCGGAGATCACAGCCAGTGTGAATGAGATCGGGGAGAGCCAGCGTGAGGTCATCGAGATCATCAAGAAGTGGTCCGACCTCAAGTGCGACACCAAGCGTAAGGTGGCCGCCATGCGGTCGGGGGCCAACTTCAAGGGGATCAACTCGCGGCTGTCCCGCGACCTCAGCCCCACAGAGAACATTGTGCATCAGATTTTGGAGCTGGATGGAAAGCGAAGCCGGGTGCCAGGTCTCCATTATGGGGCTTTCAAGGAGGGAGATGATGATGAAGGAccagaggaggaggacgaggaagagGACATGGCGGGGATACACAGTTACCCCAATGAAGGAATAGACGTCTCGATGCCACCACCCTCCACGCTTTCCTCGGCAATGCCCATGTCCTTTTCCATGGGGATGCCCATGCCAGGCCCTGGCCACACACCCATACCCCCGGTTCAACCCAAAGATGACCATTCTATGCCAACCTACAGTGGCTCGTCCA GAGATTCTTCACATCCCTCTTACGAAATGCAGTACGAGATACCCACTGGTGAAG ACACTGAGAACCAGTTTGGGCAGACAGATGACGAGCGTCAGGACGAGCTGCCCCCTTCTACCTCACAGACGTCCAGCCTCACAGAGGACAACCAGGGGAGCGGCGGCGGACCACACCCCTCCACAGGCACCCAGCCCTCGCCCTCATCGTTTTCCGCCGCACCACCTACAGCAGGCCAGCCACCTCGGAACGCCAGGGAGAGCATGTTGCAGAGTGCCTCGCTGAGCATTCAGGAGCAGCACGCCACCAACACCGCGCTAGAGACGGTGTCGCGCTCCCTGGAACTGCTGTCCGAGTCAGTGCAGCAGCTGGCCGAGACGCAGCAGGAGTTTGTGCGCGAGTCGCTGCAGCTGCAGAGGGAGACGATGCACATACTCCGAGACTTCACCAGTGGGGCCCTGGCCCTCATGCATGACAAGCTCAATGGACGTCCGGCCCTATAG
- the LOC112228407 gene encoding calpain small subunit 1 isoform X1, with the protein MFLAKRLIGGILDVVSNIDPAAFVPSDPPAPRRPLAYAEQSESDEERQFRKVFQQLAGDDMEVSPIELMNILNRIISKHGDLKTDWFSLESCRSMVAVMDVSFLSWIDSTGKLGFHEFKHLWNNIKKWQGVYKTYDTDGSGVIGADELPNAFSVAGFRLNDQLFQMIIRRYSEENGDLDFDNYIGCLVRLDAMCRAFNTLDKDNDGTIKVNIQEWLQLTMYS; encoded by the exons ATGTTTCTGGCCAAAAGACTCATTGGTGGCATTCTTGATGTTGTAAG CAATATTGATCCAGCTGCTTTTGTGCCCTCTGACCCA CCTGCACCACGAAGGCCACTTGCATATGCAGAGCAGAGTGAGAGTGATGAGGAAAGACAGTTTCGCAAAGTCTTCCAGCAGTTGGCTGGAGAT GACATGGAGGTGAGTCCCATCGAACTGATGAACATCCTGAATAGAATTATTTCCAAAC ATGGTGACTTAAAGACAGACTGGTTTAGCTTAGAGTCCTGCAGGAGCATGGTGGCAGTCATGGATGTATCCTTCCTGTCATGGAT TGACAGCACTGGAAAGCTTGGATTTCATGAGTTCAAACACCTTTGGAACAATATCAAGAAATGGCAG ggTGTGTATAAGACTTATGACACTGATGGCTCTGGGGTTATTGGTGCAGATGAGCTTCCCAACGCTTTCAGCGTTGCAG GCTTCCGCCTCAACGACCAGTTGTTCCAGATGATCATCCGCAGATACAGCGAAGAGAATGGGGACCTGGACTTTGACAATTACATTGGCTGTCTTGTGAGACTGGATGCTATGTGTC GTGCCTTCAACACCTTAGACAAGGATAACGATGGAACCATCAAGGTCAACATTCAAGAG TGGCTCCAGTTGACCATGTATTCCTGA
- the LOC112228407 gene encoding calpain small subunit 1 isoform X2 has protein sequence MFLAKRLIGGILDVVSNIDPAAFVPSDPPAPRRPLAYAEQSESDEERQFRKVFQQLAGDDMEVSPIELMNILNRIISKHGDLKTDWFSLESCRSMVAVMDVSFLSWITGKLGFHEFKHLWNNIKKWQGVYKTYDTDGSGVIGADELPNAFSVAGFRLNDQLFQMIIRRYSEENGDLDFDNYIGCLVRLDAMCRAFNTLDKDNDGTIKVNIQEWLQLTMYS, from the exons ATGTTTCTGGCCAAAAGACTCATTGGTGGCATTCTTGATGTTGTAAG CAATATTGATCCAGCTGCTTTTGTGCCCTCTGACCCA CCTGCACCACGAAGGCCACTTGCATATGCAGAGCAGAGTGAGAGTGATGAGGAAAGACAGTTTCGCAAAGTCTTCCAGCAGTTGGCTGGAGAT GACATGGAGGTGAGTCCCATCGAACTGATGAACATCCTGAATAGAATTATTTCCAAAC ATGGTGACTTAAAGACAGACTGGTTTAGCTTAGAGTCCTGCAGGAGCATGGTGGCAGTCATGGATGTATCCTTCCTGTCATGGAT CACTGGAAAGCTTGGATTTCATGAGTTCAAACACCTTTGGAACAATATCAAGAAATGGCAG ggTGTGTATAAGACTTATGACACTGATGGCTCTGGGGTTATTGGTGCAGATGAGCTTCCCAACGCTTTCAGCGTTGCAG GCTTCCGCCTCAACGACCAGTTGTTCCAGATGATCATCCGCAGATACAGCGAAGAGAATGGGGACCTGGACTTTGACAATTACATTGGCTGTCTTGTGAGACTGGATGCTATGTGTC GTGCCTTCAACACCTTAGACAAGGATAACGATGGAACCATCAAGGTCAACATTCAAGAG TGGCTCCAGTTGACCATGTATTCCTGA